The following are encoded together in the Flavihumibacter fluvii genome:
- a CDS encoding NAD(P)-dependent alcohol dehydrogenase — protein sequence MKAAVYTKYGPPEVLQVKEVEKPTPKHNEILIHIKATAVNSGDWRLRKADPFAARFIFGLLRPKINILGSVFSGEVERVGDTVKDFKVGDLVFGHTDLSFGSYAEYNCLPENASIALKPSTISHQEAAVIPFGGLTALHFIKKANIKPGQKVLIVGASGAVGSAAVQLAKSFGADVTGVCSTTNIPLVKSIGANKVIDYTKEDFTKNGETYDVIFDTVNAISISRSIPSLTKNGIMILSAAGMPEMIQGLWISMTSNKKVMTGVISHNKTGIVFIKELIEAGKYKPVLDRTYSLEQIAEAHAYVEKGHKKGNVAIRV from the coding sequence ATGAAAGCAGCAGTTTACACAAAATATGGACCACCCGAGGTTCTCCAGGTTAAAGAGGTTGAAAAACCAACTCCAAAGCACAATGAAATTTTAATACATATAAAAGCTACCGCAGTCAATTCAGGGGATTGGCGATTACGGAAAGCCGACCCCTTTGCTGCCAGATTCATATTTGGTTTGCTAAGACCGAAAATAAATATTCTTGGAAGTGTTTTTTCAGGTGAAGTTGAACGTGTTGGAGACACTGTAAAAGATTTCAAAGTTGGTGATCTTGTCTTTGGCCATACAGATTTAAGTTTTGGTTCATATGCAGAATACAATTGCCTGCCTGAAAATGCATCAATAGCCTTGAAGCCTTCGACTATTTCCCACCAGGAAGCAGCTGTAATTCCGTTTGGTGGCCTTACTGCATTGCATTTTATTAAAAAGGCGAACATAAAACCAGGACAAAAAGTGCTTATAGTAGGCGCATCGGGTGCAGTTGGAAGTGCCGCCGTTCAATTAGCAAAATCATTTGGGGCTGATGTTACGGGAGTATGCAGCACCACAAATATTCCTTTAGTAAAATCGATCGGAGCGAATAAGGTAATTGATTATACAAAAGAAGATTTTACGAAAAATGGCGAAACCTACGATGTGATCTTTGATACGGTGAATGCCATCTCCATTTCCCGAAGTATACCATCATTGACCAAAAACGGAATAATGATATTAAGTGCCGCAGGTATGCCAGAAATGATCCAGGGTTTATGGATTTCAATGACAAGCAACAAAAAAGTAATGACAGGTGTAATAAGCCATAATAAAACCGGTATTGTTTTTATTAAGGAGCTAATTGAAGCCGGTAAATATAAACCTGTACTCGACAGGACCTATTCACTGGAACAAATTGCTGAAGCACATGCTTATGTTGAAAAAGGCCATAAAAAGGGAAATGTAGCCATAAGGGTATAA
- a CDS encoding ester cyclase, which yields MTTKYYSVFSVVIALLFSFSHSSSFGQNTSSPDANRKIVISYFDEVINKGKLNRMGEFFSQDYIWHQMNGTDIHSSHDSAHIAMIRSVYSAIPDIRYTIDNIVAEGDMIAVNSTVTGTANSVMFGLSGGQKKVQFKQMFFFRLANNKITEEWEVVDVDGMKAQLAK from the coding sequence ATGACAACAAAGTATTACTCCGTTTTTTCGGTTGTTATTGCCCTGCTATTTTCCTTTTCTCACTCATCTTCTTTTGGGCAGAATACGTCTTCTCCAGATGCTAACAGGAAAATCGTCATCAGTTATTTTGATGAGGTTATAAATAAGGGGAAGCTAAATCGGATGGGCGAATTCTTTTCACAGGATTACATTTGGCACCAAATGAACGGAACCGACATTCATAGTAGCCATGATAGCGCTCATATTGCTATGATTAGGTCCGTTTATAGTGCTATACCTGATATTCGTTATACAATTGATAATATTGTAGCCGAAGGAGACATGATTGCAGTTAATTCAACAGTTACAGGTACCGCCAATAGTGTGATGTTTGGTCTTTCGGGTGGTCAAAAGAAAGTTCAGTTTAAGCAAATGTTTTTCTTTCGCCTTGCAAACAACAAGATAACAGAAGAATGGGAAGTAGTTGACGTAGATGGTATGAAGGCACAGCTGGCCAAATAG
- the arr gene encoding NAD(+)--rifampin ADP-ribosyltransferase encodes MSFTGKLSDKGPFYHGTKADLKAGDLLTAGNRSNYQPEITMNHIYFTALVNGAGLAAALANGNGQERVYIVEPTGTFENDPNVTDKKFPGNPTRSYRTQAPLKILGEVTDWVRLTPGELQSWREKLANNKGEIIN; translated from the coding sequence ATTTCGTTCACGGGCAAACTGTCTGACAAAGGCCCTTTTTATCACGGGACGAAAGCAGATTTGAAGGCGGGTGATTTGCTAACTGCGGGGAACAGGTCTAATTACCAGCCCGAAATCACAATGAATCACATTTATTTCACAGCCTTGGTAAATGGTGCGGGGCTTGCGGCTGCGTTAGCTAATGGTAACGGACAGGAACGTGTTTATATCGTTGAACCGACAGGGACCTTTGAAAATGACCCGAATGTTACAGATAAAAAGTTTCCAGGCAATCCGACAAGGTCATATCGCACCCAGGCACCATTAAAAATCCTTGGCGAGGTAACAGATTGGGTAAGACTAACTCCTGGAGAACTCCAAAGCTGGCGCGAAAAGTTAGCCAATAACAAAGGAGAGATTATTAATTAG
- a CDS encoding RDD family protein: MKSVDKGTRIGNWMVDTIVLVVVTTIITYIIAFYYPQILEEDNNALGLLISAIVFFYYFIFESVSGKTIGKILSHTIVVDKNGEPPKKVKLLVRSFIRLTPIYGLSLLFGHQGIHDMLSSTTVVKVEKANASTIKNNP, encoded by the coding sequence ATGAAAAGTGTTGATAAGGGTACCAGGATCGGCAATTGGATGGTTGATACAATTGTGTTAGTAGTAGTAACTACCATAATCACCTATATTATAGCGTTCTACTATCCTCAAATACTTGAGGAAGATAATAATGCTTTGGGCTTATTGATAAGCGCTATAGTATTCTTCTACTATTTCATATTTGAATCTGTATCCGGCAAAACAATTGGTAAAATATTATCTCATACAATTGTTGTCGACAAAAATGGAGAACCTCCTAAAAAAGTCAAATTGCTGGTGAGATCATTTATTAGACTGACGCCAATTTATGGACTTTCATTATTATTTGGCCACCAGGGAATTCACGACATGTTATCCAGTACTACTGTCGTGAAAGTTGAGAAAGCGAATGCCTCGACAATTAAAAACAACCCATAA
- a CDS encoding SDR family NAD(P)-dependent oxidoreductase produces the protein MNNKSSRSQVMVAVLLITILVGSVKVVAQEKREFMKKDVPPIDSTYFSKDRLKGRVIVITGGARGIGRATAIRASREGAAVVIGDWLEIQGEATAQYIRNKGGKALFVKTDIRSTEDCNNLIARAVSLFGKIDGALLNAGVMDGTFSGDPFDYDKQKEVLPSRVDAASDKYWDNVMEVNATGTFKSMRSVIRQLLVQGNGGAIVTVGSIAGLTGLAGNPAYVASKHAVNGLTRSAAIDYAPYGIRVNSVNMAATETPMTDKAFEFVKEVKKRGIQGMGGAKTESLLMMNDTKHRMATVWEQASVILFLLSDEASNLTGALYPTDGGWTAY, from the coding sequence ATGAATAATAAATCGTCAAGATCACAAGTAATGGTAGCTGTTTTATTAATTACCATATTAGTAGGTAGTGTAAAGGTGGTTGCCCAGGAAAAGAGGGAATTCATGAAAAAAGATGTGCCACCAATAGACTCAACATATTTTTCAAAAGACCGGCTTAAGGGGCGAGTTATTGTAATAACGGGAGGTGCAAGGGGCATCGGGCGTGCCACGGCTATACGTGCCTCGCGAGAAGGGGCAGCGGTCGTAATTGGCGACTGGTTGGAAATACAAGGTGAAGCAACTGCACAATATATCCGAAATAAGGGGGGCAAAGCCCTGTTTGTCAAAACCGATATTCGTAGCACAGAAGATTGCAACAATTTAATTGCCCGGGCGGTGAGTTTATTTGGCAAAATAGATGGTGCCTTGTTGAACGCAGGAGTAATGGACGGCACCTTCTCGGGAGATCCCTTCGACTACGATAAGCAAAAAGAGGTATTGCCATCACGGGTGGACGCAGCCTCAGACAAATACTGGGACAATGTGATGGAGGTAAATGCAACCGGAACATTTAAATCGATGCGCTCGGTCATCAGGCAACTGCTGGTACAGGGCAACGGAGGAGCAATCGTAACCGTAGGGTCTATCGCCGGACTAACTGGCTTAGCAGGAAATCCCGCCTATGTGGCTAGTAAACATGCTGTGAACGGACTAACTCGCAGCGCAGCTATCGATTACGCACCATATGGCATCCGTGTAAATTCTGTCAACATGGCTGCTACCGAAACGCCGATGACAGACAAAGCATTCGAGTTTGTAAAAGAGGTAAAAAAACGCGGAATACAAGGTATGGGAGGAGCTAAAACTGAGAGCCTGCTAATGATGAATGACACAAAGCACCGCATGGCTACTGTGTGGGAGCAGGCATCAGTAATACTGTTTCTACTTTCAGATGAAGCATCAAATCTTACAGGAGCCCTTTATCCTACTGATGGCGGATGGACTGCATATTAA
- a CDS encoding alginate export family protein: MPLKINKLIILFLFSLNTQSIFAQVSSAFYDGERITNVFYVFQNKLVDSLAQKNIEQAVKRAFPIFPQTIVRTLLLDAYTNKVRKLEQVAKAQYEVLPSQMGGINITLTIVISDSVKEQRVKSGVLTGEKDFPILYQDNKSLLTTKFALAQMLYTNNNAWYGREDAMLDGNPLAHNPAGKGFTGWIEGWISAGLYGITTLSTKNNTYLYGGASYIVSGSVGRELFTDQSRVYGAFDDAFVGFMGTVGYPSGNRFTYNLSMGRQQFTVGKGFLIRNTASNGDNRGALQLNPRWAADYLGLASVRYNNLLLQVFQLDPDELDLVDSKTLIRGFNAEWGDGYSNQIGFMLLGVPQSSYNYYTPSGDVLGRKGLMLFNLRYYTNKPPNVPGLFYRGEIAYERNTNFKMASLAGYSEIGWSFAKSPGTPSLRYRYAYFSGDDPDTEVYERWDPLLSGGNGEEWVIGANHFKVVQNSNINVHQLQGNIRPWPKIELVPQAIFMYAEDNNNIGGNPALGNLPQKEYGSEFNITVKYFRSSRWYWHGHVAYTIPGVGVREALGNSAKPWLSAMLFFRYAL; this comes from the coding sequence ATGCCATTGAAAATAAATAAATTAATTATTCTATTTCTTTTTTCTTTAAATACCCAAAGCATTTTTGCTCAAGTGAGCAGTGCATTTTACGATGGAGAACGAATAACGAATGTATTTTATGTTTTTCAAAATAAATTGGTCGACTCATTAGCACAGAAAAATATAGAACAGGCAGTAAAACGGGCATTTCCAATTTTTCCACAAACTATTGTTCGCACCTTACTTCTGGATGCCTATACTAATAAGGTGCGTAAATTGGAGCAGGTAGCCAAGGCTCAATATGAAGTACTTCCTTCTCAAATGGGAGGTATCAACATTACCTTAACAATTGTAATTAGCGATTCAGTTAAGGAGCAAAGGGTTAAAAGTGGGGTACTTACGGGAGAAAAAGATTTTCCAATTCTCTATCAGGATAATAAATCATTGCTTACAACTAAATTTGCACTGGCACAAATGTTATACACCAATAACAATGCATGGTATGGAAGAGAGGATGCAATGTTAGATGGAAACCCTTTGGCACACAATCCTGCAGGAAAAGGTTTCACTGGCTGGATAGAAGGATGGATTTCAGCAGGGTTATACGGAATTACAACCCTTTCAACAAAAAACAATACTTACCTCTATGGCGGAGCCAGTTATATTGTGAGTGGTTCAGTAGGAAGAGAACTTTTTACAGATCAATCCAGGGTATATGGAGCTTTTGACGATGCCTTTGTTGGTTTTATGGGAACAGTAGGTTATCCGTCTGGTAATAGGTTCACCTACAACCTCTCAATGGGAAGGCAACAGTTCACAGTAGGAAAAGGATTTTTAATCCGAAACACCGCATCCAATGGAGACAACCGTGGAGCACTGCAACTCAATCCACGCTGGGCGGCCGATTATCTTGGATTGGCATCGGTTCGATATAATAACTTGCTATTGCAGGTCTTTCAACTTGATCCGGATGAACTGGATCTTGTTGATTCGAAAACGCTGATCCGAGGTTTCAATGCCGAATGGGGTGACGGATACTCAAATCAAATTGGATTCATGCTATTGGGTGTTCCACAATCTTCCTACAATTACTATACACCATCAGGAGATGTATTGGGTCGAAAAGGGCTTATGCTGTTTAATCTTCGCTACTATACTAACAAACCTCCGAATGTTCCAGGTCTATTCTACAGAGGTGAAATTGCTTACGAACGAAACACCAATTTCAAAATGGCTTCCCTTGCTGGATACTCAGAAATAGGCTGGAGTTTCGCTAAAAGTCCCGGCACTCCTAGCCTCCGTTATAGGTATGCATATTTCTCGGGCGATGACCCGGATACGGAAGTTTACGAGCGCTGGGATCCACTACTTTCAGGTGGCAATGGAGAAGAATGGGTAATTGGCGCCAACCATTTCAAAGTAGTACAGAATAGCAATATAAATGTTCATCAATTACAAGGCAATATTAGACCCTGGCCAAAAATCGAATTAGTTCCACAGGCAATTTTTATGTATGCAGAAGATAATAATAATATCGGGGGAAACCCTGCCTTAGGGAATTTGCCCCAAAAAGAGTATGGTAGTGAATTCAATATCACTGTAAAATATTTTCGCTCCAGTCGGTGGTACTGGCATGGACATGTGGCTTATACAATACCTGGAGTGGGTGTTAGAGAGGCTCTTGGTAATAGTGCTAAACCTTGGCTGAGTGCAATGTTATTTTTTAGATATGCTCTATAA
- a CDS encoding caspase family protein encodes MNVKSLPQLEERFRMTGNNGEYTFRRISIPVKEEDLTLDALLATPRNRSGYYYAIQHPKKRIVLHFTAGQLRSDLAALTRHQYHVSVPFVIARDGTIFQLFPSSNWSGHIGKGLGNDGTGNAQDKCSIGIELSNYGFLTKNGDALETYYSRQPLPDGSRSPADIYCQLNETDAYTKLDSPFRQQDFYAGYTAQQYNSLIILLRFLTSKYNIPRQFLPPASRFITTPETLDFNGIVSHINYRVSGKWDIGPAFDWDKVINGVQAPAYQPVVDRDAVVEKAFIPDGEPDLHSEEDMQPYLPEPRDPELEDSPYPDPDLGKREGILLPDSNKKPNIFALIIGINEYEEAIILNQSVRFPKLSGCVDDAKKIQRYLEQDPVFEAHIHTLFDRKATKENIVDAFRTHLSQAGKDDRVLFYFSGHGTQEYADTQLFPTETDGRLECIACYYDEARKNDFLLADKELRFLIHELSSAGPHILAIFDCCHSADNTRNAAAVKAGFETAIEKRIPYSFPMRSWEHFVFHAAIDPEEFIKEGSYQQLPQGNHLQLAACESDESAVEIGGAGVFTKTLLKILEAAGGEITYHSLESRLRQYMRSVYGQKPRLYFAPGNDGLLQSCFLNRPFQFTRNLFAEISYNDNIGWLINLGVIHGLKNHTGEILFSDKSAAPGHSKKVFPATLNQVYMDHASLLVKGDPDRNKVYETPIDGLLAAKISVYLPEDNAPPKDQLRVMEYILGQPGNAIETVTEESAAQYVLRFRKGYYSITYPNDPNRPLCQLVKSGDQDAPEKLAAIFKHISSWEFIRNIENPEDNRLSDKLLKVDINTRAASGTVEPLKVRKGKAAIHFRKIKGVWQEQLQVTLTNTSGENLYCAVLYLSANFESFTGFLHPPVYLLESGNTVALNLQGNDWLPVAPEPQMKWYNWEKQTDCLKFIFSKSPFDIRGLTLDKLEPPPIPGSDNRSIEKGIGTLSETAADSYGWATRDIVLEMYNPVYNQLTENSIV; translated from the coding sequence ATGAATGTAAAATCTTTGCCTCAGCTGGAGGAAAGATTTCGTATGACTGGTAATAACGGGGAATACACATTCAGGCGAATTTCAATACCTGTAAAAGAAGAAGATCTTACCTTGGACGCCCTGTTGGCCACGCCACGAAATCGGTCAGGCTATTACTATGCCATCCAGCACCCGAAAAAAAGGATCGTCCTCCACTTTACAGCCGGACAATTAAGATCTGACCTCGCAGCCCTCACCCGCCACCAATACCATGTTTCTGTCCCATTCGTGATCGCCCGCGACGGCACCATTTTCCAGCTTTTCCCTTCCTCCAACTGGTCTGGCCATATCGGTAAAGGCCTCGGCAATGACGGCACCGGCAATGCCCAGGATAAGTGCTCCATCGGCATTGAACTCTCCAATTACGGTTTCCTCACAAAAAACGGGGACGCCCTGGAGACTTATTATTCCCGGCAACCGCTTCCCGACGGAAGCCGCTCACCCGCAGATATCTATTGCCAGCTCAATGAAACGGATGCCTATACAAAACTGGACAGTCCCTTCAGGCAGCAGGATTTTTATGCGGGCTATACAGCTCAACAATATAACAGTCTCATCATTTTACTGCGCTTCCTCACCAGTAAATATAATATTCCCCGCCAGTTTCTGCCTCCCGCAAGCAGGTTTATTACCACCCCGGAAACCCTGGATTTTAATGGCATCGTTTCCCATATCAATTACCGGGTTTCAGGGAAATGGGATATCGGTCCGGCCTTTGACTGGGATAAAGTCATCAACGGTGTCCAGGCACCCGCTTACCAGCCTGTAGTGGATCGCGATGCAGTCGTGGAAAAGGCTTTTATACCCGATGGTGAACCTGATTTGCACAGCGAGGAAGACATGCAACCTTACCTGCCCGAACCCCGCGACCCGGAACTGGAAGACAGTCCCTACCCCGATCCCGATCTTGGTAAAAGGGAAGGGATCCTCTTGCCGGATAGTAATAAAAAACCAAATATATTCGCCCTCATCATCGGCATTAACGAATATGAGGAGGCCATCATTTTAAACCAATCCGTAAGGTTTCCAAAACTCTCGGGATGTGTTGATGATGCCAAAAAGATACAACGGTACCTGGAACAGGACCCGGTGTTTGAAGCGCATATTCACACCTTGTTTGACCGCAAGGCTACAAAAGAAAATATTGTCGATGCTTTCAGGACCCATCTTTCACAGGCCGGTAAAGATGACCGGGTATTGTTCTATTTCTCCGGACATGGAACCCAGGAATATGCCGACACGCAGCTATTCCCCACCGAAACAGATGGCCGGCTGGAATGCATCGCCTGTTACTATGATGAGGCCAGGAAAAATGATTTCCTGCTGGCAGACAAAGAACTTCGGTTCCTGATCCATGAACTTTCTTCTGCTGGTCCGCATATCCTGGCCATTTTTGATTGTTGCCATTCCGCCGACAATACCCGCAATGCAGCCGCTGTTAAAGCTGGATTTGAAACCGCCATTGAAAAAAGAATTCCTTATTCCTTTCCCATGCGGTCATGGGAACATTTTGTTTTCCATGCTGCAATTGACCCGGAAGAATTCATCAAAGAAGGTAGTTACCAGCAATTGCCCCAGGGGAATCACCTCCAATTGGCCGCCTGTGAATCTGATGAATCTGCTGTAGAGATCGGCGGCGCGGGCGTATTCACAAAAACCTTGTTGAAAATCCTCGAAGCTGCCGGCGGGGAAATCACCTACCATTCCCTTGAAAGCCGCCTGCGGCAATACATGCGTTCGGTTTATGGCCAGAAACCCCGTTTATATTTTGCACCGGGAAATGACGGCTTACTGCAGTCCTGTTTCCTCAATCGCCCCTTCCAGTTCACCCGCAACCTGTTCGCAGAGATCAGTTACAACGATAACATCGGTTGGCTGATCAACCTGGGCGTGATCCATGGCTTAAAAAACCATACCGGAGAAATACTATTTTCTGACAAATCAGCCGCACCCGGCCATAGCAAAAAAGTATTCCCGGCAACACTCAACCAGGTCTATATGGACCATGCAAGCCTCCTGGTGAAAGGCGACCCCGATCGCAACAAAGTGTATGAAACCCCCATCGATGGACTGTTAGCGGCCAAAATTTCGGTATACCTGCCGGAGGATAATGCGCCGCCTAAGGACCAGTTACGGGTGATGGAATATATCCTGGGCCAGCCGGGTAACGCCATTGAAACAGTAACCGAAGAATCGGCTGCACAATATGTTCTGCGTTTTCGGAAGGGATACTATTCTATCACCTACCCCAATGATCCCAACCGCCCGCTCTGCCAGTTGGTAAAATCTGGTGACCAGGATGCACCGGAAAAACTGGCCGCCATCTTTAAGCATATCAGCAGCTGGGAATTTATCAGGAATATTGAAAACCCCGAAGACAACAGGCTGTCTGACAAACTGCTCAAAGTTGACATCAATACCCGCGCTGCATCCGGAACGGTTGAACCACTGAAGGTCCGGAAAGGAAAGGCGGCGATTCATTTCCGGAAAATCAAGGGGGTTTGGCAGGAACAGCTGCAGGTTACCCTGACGAATACATCTGGTGAAAATCTCTACTGCGCTGTACTGTACTTAAGCGCCAATTTTGAATCCTTTACCGGCTTTCTGCATCCGCCTGTTTACCTGCTGGAAAGCGGGAATACGGTTGCCCTGAACCTCCAGGGCAATGACTGGCTGCCGGTTGCACCCGAGCCACAAATGAAATGGTATAACTGGGAAAAGCAAACAGATTGCCTGAAGTTTATTTTCAGCAAATCCCCGTTTGATATCCGGGGGTTGACGCTGGATAAACTGGAACCGCCGCCCATACCCGGCTCCGATAATCGCTCAATAGAAAAAGGTATTGGCACGCTCAGTGAAACAGCCGCCGATAGTTATGGGTGGGCAACCAGGGATATTGTACTGGAAATGTATAATCCGGTGTATAACCAGCTAACAGAAAATTCAATTGTATGA
- a CDS encoding CHAT domain-containing protein has product MKVIFLAFANSSTDPLPNLQEEFDYLNALLSKRELEGQFKLYVEPYATIEKINQALETFNNDLVIFSYSGHADQTQLLLDNQQFQAEGISRQLTNAAGKGVLKLVILNGCSTYGQVKMLKTAGVPAVIATSAPVNDKSAKEFSKRFWNGLVTYNKTIEDAYEDALGPAFGAKLPGNTAQEFRHIQTQVIEDKTAVWMLERINEPAIKYNPIPYALDTSSTPYTPNEALYQTLKAEFFKAENPELVYLYEQEQRGKIIKRSDYEIAIVNSIPHPIAKHLQKLLCPTDGTADGYDKVGKMRLFQIGQLFQTASEFMGFIMIAQVWELTMKFDDLIIDEDTKKVIQEYFSLDTKSRETYKYLKLIAATRNLIEREAKQRPGITLFIKEQEILSDMYVPGNEFADACEYLWNLRCNTIKDQLDADRLTVTCQEAEKYLCAFVKQISFVHRYHLTSIQNIDILKYRHTTREKTSYRHKIISLMQAIGKDEYNYYFLPDFLDNWGVVLIRGQVRPRNVQKGEYEAEALDYLNLSPFIIDRNAFESNSDLSNLMFFRGFGADGKTLQYKRISHPMNPRDMLDVGMKEEFETVRLEFGAFRQLLLNE; this is encoded by the coding sequence ATGAAAGTCATATTCCTTGCTTTCGCAAATAGTTCAACAGACCCCCTTCCTAACCTGCAGGAAGAATTTGATTACCTCAATGCCTTGCTGAGTAAACGTGAACTGGAGGGCCAGTTTAAATTATACGTGGAGCCCTATGCCACGATTGAAAAGATCAACCAGGCCCTGGAAACCTTTAATAACGACCTCGTTATATTCAGCTATAGTGGCCATGCGGATCAAACCCAATTGTTATTGGATAACCAACAATTCCAGGCGGAAGGCATTTCCCGGCAACTGACCAATGCAGCTGGAAAGGGTGTATTGAAACTGGTGATCCTGAATGGATGTTCCACATATGGACAGGTGAAAATGCTGAAGACTGCTGGTGTTCCGGCCGTGATTGCTACCAGTGCGCCGGTGAACGATAAAAGTGCCAAGGAGTTCTCAAAGCGTTTTTGGAATGGCCTGGTTACTTATAATAAAACTATTGAAGATGCTTATGAAGATGCGCTTGGGCCTGCCTTCGGCGCTAAGCTGCCCGGCAATACCGCGCAGGAATTCAGGCATATCCAGACGCAGGTGATTGAAGATAAAACAGCGGTATGGATGCTGGAAAGAATTAATGAACCGGCCATTAAGTATAACCCGATTCCATATGCCCTTGACACAAGCAGCACGCCATATACGCCCAATGAGGCCTTGTACCAAACCCTTAAGGCCGAGTTTTTTAAAGCTGAAAATCCGGAACTGGTGTATTTGTATGAGCAGGAACAAAGGGGGAAAATCATTAAACGCAGTGATTATGAAATTGCGATAGTGAACAGCATTCCGCACCCGATTGCCAAACATCTGCAAAAGCTGCTTTGTCCAACTGATGGTACCGCCGATGGTTACGATAAGGTGGGAAAAATGCGGCTGTTTCAAATAGGCCAGTTGTTCCAGACCGCTTCTGAATTTATGGGCTTTATCATGATCGCACAGGTATGGGAGCTTACCATGAAATTCGATGACCTTATTATTGATGAGGATACCAAAAAAGTAATCCAGGAGTATTTTTCTTTAGACACGAAAAGCCGGGAAACATACAAATACCTCAAGTTGATTGCGGCAACCCGGAACCTGATTGAAAGGGAAGCTAAACAACGGCCCGGCATCACCTTGTTTATTAAGGAACAGGAGATTTTGAGTGACATGTATGTGCCTGGAAATGAATTTGCCGATGCCTGTGAGTATTTGTGGAACCTTCGCTGTAACACCATTAAGGACCAGCTGGATGCAGACAGGCTCACGGTTACCTGCCAGGAAGCGGAAAAGTATTTATGCGCCTTCGTAAAACAGATCAGTTTCGTCCACCGCTATCACCTGACCAGCATCCAGAATATCGATATCCTGAAATACAGGCATACGACAAGGGAGAAAACAAGTTACCGGCATAAAATCATCTCGCTGATGCAGGCCATCGGAAAAGATGAATACAATTATTATTTCCTGCCCGACTTCCTGGATAACTGGGGCGTGGTCCTCATCAGGGGCCAGGTGCGGCCAAGGAATGTACAGAAAGGGGAATATGAAGCTGAGGCGCTGGATTACCTGAACCTTTCCCCGTTCATTATTGACCGCAATGCGTTTGAGTCAAATTCTGATTTATCGAACCTGATGTTTTTCAGGGGTTTTGGAGCAGATGGTAAAACACTCCAATACAAAAGGATCTCCCACCCGATGAACCCCAGGGATATGCTGGATGTCGGCATGAAGGAAGAGTTTGAGACCGTGCGATTGGAATTCGGTGCATTCCGCCAATTGTTGTTAAATGAATAA